A stretch of the Campylobacter sp. 19-13652 genome encodes the following:
- a CDS encoding NapC/NirT family cytochrome c, which yields MKKVIFVVILLAVGYFGTNLAVHKTSDAAFCVSCHEWMDTSVNAYKMGSHAGVECTTCHLPQDSAKLAYLLKKAANGVSEVTHMLTHDAKDMDWQANRARRAEYVYDSGCISCHAKVLGAEHGENKNAADMHAAYVSSNGLSGEIGGVKIVFLGENSSSENGKKLACVSCHKSVGHESLGKILHDVKHPPVGKWSDEDRRY from the coding sequence GTGAAAAAGGTAATTTTTGTTGTAATTTTGCTAGCAGTGGGGTATTTTGGCACAAATTTGGCGGTGCATAAAACAAGCGATGCGGCCTTTTGCGTAAGCTGCCATGAGTGGATGGACACATCTGTAAATGCCTACAAAATGGGCTCTCACGCAGGGGTAGAATGTACCACCTGCCACCTGCCACAAGATAGCGCAAAGCTAGCCTACTTGCTAAAAAAGGCCGCTAACGGCGTAAGCGAGGTAACCCATATGTTAACGCACGACGCAAAGGATATGGACTGGCAGGCAAACAGGGCAAGGCGCGCTGAGTATGTCTATGACAGTGGCTGTATAAGCTGCCATGCAAAGGTGTTGGGCGCTGAGCATGGCGAGAATAAAAATGCTGCCGATATGCACGCAGCCTACGTAAGCTCAAATGGGCTAAGTGGCGAGATAGGCGGGGTGAAAATAGTCTTTTTGGGTGAAAATTCAAGCAGCGAAAACGGCAAAAAGCTAGCCTGCGTCAGCTGCCACAAAAGCGTGGGGCATGAGAGCCTAGGCAAGATACTGCACGACGTAAAACACCCACCAGTAGGCAAATGGAGCGATGAGGATAGGAGGTATTAG
- a CDS encoding cytochrome c3 family protein: protein MRKVILACIALFLAINLDASEGFYRLEKPINESEYQIKSHHKQVGIKCENCHDMSQKEANLVGKASTATCLSCHKSYEQLASLSAHLGYDDNPHASPHYPDMDCKLCHASHKKSQNYCVMCHSQESLKNLIVP, encoded by the coding sequence ATGAGAAAAGTAATTTTAGCCTGTATCGCCCTATTTTTGGCGATAAATTTAGACGCAAGCGAGGGCTTTTACCGCTTAGAAAAGCCAATAAATGAGAGCGAATATCAGATAAAAAGCCACCATAAGCAAGTGGGGATAAAGTGCGAAAACTGCCACGATATGAGCCAAAAGGAGGCAAATCTAGTAGGCAAGGCAAGCACGGCTACGTGTCTAAGCTGCCACAAAAGCTACGAGCAATTAGCTAGCTTAAGCGCACACCTAGGCTATGATGATAACCCGCATGCAAGTCCGCACTACCCAGATATGGACTGCAAGCTCTGTCACGCCAGCCACAAAAAGAGCCAAAACTACTGCGTGATGTGCCACAGCCAAGAGAGCTTAAAAAATTTAATCGTGCCATAA
- a CDS encoding flavocytochrome c, with protein MQSARRKFLRDASLLGGAILLGSGERLGAEDIRWDEYCDVLVVGSGFAGCAAACEAIDAGAKTIMIDKMPVLGGNSAINGGAFAIVGSPQQKARNVADNYESYVADLLKAGRGMNDVSLLEVIAKNGYAAYKFSVDKGVIYRDALGQFGGHSVPRTIWPEINSGSKITIPLQRYAKNKGAIIRTNTIFDDLILNAKGEVIGAKIRHDYEFKFDPNIDESENKSGQSKYYRVYGGVVMASGGFSYDVKFRQELVANITPDLDCTNHYGATAYALKALMKNGVATRHLDQIQLGPWGSPDERGFGIAPVFAIPAFSYGIAVDVRTGKRFMNELADRKERSDAIIKIHKNPDGSLSHPVVICDSVAATGTTKANVYRGLEKGVIKRFDTIKELALHYGIPYEGLKKSVDDYNSYVANGKDLEFNKPLFKLNGISVNISKPPFYAWRALPKVHHTMGGVVIDTQAQVQSQSGGSIAGLYAAGEAVGGPHGASRLGSAAIPDCLVFGRIAGANAAKRSRELRA; from the coding sequence ATGCAAAGTGCTAGACGAAAATTTTTACGTGATGCTAGCTTGCTTGGTGGGGCTATCTTGCTAGGCAGTGGCGAGCGTTTGGGAGCGGAGGATATACGCTGGGATGAGTACTGCGACGTGCTAGTTGTAGGAAGCGGTTTTGCAGGCTGTGCCGCAGCGTGCGAGGCAATTGACGCTGGGGCAAAAACCATAATGATAGATAAAATGCCAGTCCTTGGGGGCAACTCCGCAATAAACGGCGGAGCCTTTGCCATAGTGGGAAGCCCACAGCAAAAGGCTAGAAACGTCGCTGATAACTATGAGAGCTACGTGGCTGACTTGCTAAAAGCAGGGCGAGGGATGAATGATGTAAGCTTGCTTGAAGTCATCGCCAAAAACGGCTACGCAGCGTATAAATTTAGCGTAGATAAGGGCGTGATCTACAGAGACGCCCTAGGGCAGTTTGGCGGACACAGCGTGCCACGCACCATTTGGCCTGAGATAAACAGCGGCTCAAAAATCACAATCCCACTGCAACGCTACGCCAAAAACAAAGGTGCGATAATCCGCACAAATACGATATTTGACGATCTAATCCTAAACGCAAAAGGCGAAGTAATCGGCGCAAAAATCAGACACGATTATGAGTTTAAATTTGATCCAAATATCGACGAGAGCGAAAATAAAAGCGGGCAGAGCAAATACTACCGCGTCTATGGCGGCGTGGTGATGGCTAGCGGTGGCTTTAGCTATGATGTGAAATTTCGCCAAGAGCTAGTAGCTAACATCACCCCAGATCTAGACTGCACCAACCACTACGGCGCGACCGCATACGCACTAAAAGCCCTGATGAAAAATGGCGTAGCGACACGGCATTTAGATCAAATTCAGCTAGGCCCATGGGGTAGCCCTGATGAGCGTGGCTTTGGCATAGCCCCTGTCTTTGCAATTCCAGCCTTTAGCTACGGCATAGCTGTCGATGTCCGCACTGGCAAGCGATTTATGAACGAGCTAGCTGATCGCAAAGAAAGAAGCGACGCCATAATTAAAATCCACAAAAATCCTGACGGCAGCTTAAGCCATCCAGTCGTCATCTGCGACTCCGTAGCCGCCACTGGCACGACAAAGGCAAACGTTTACCGTGGGCTAGAAAAGGGCGTGATAAAGCGCTTTGATACGATTAAAGAGCTAGCCTTGCATTATGGCATACCTTATGAAGGACTTAAAAAAAGCGTGGATGACTATAATAGCTACGTCGCAAATGGCAAGGATTTGGAATTTAATAAGCCGCTATTTAAGCTAAATGGCATAAGCGTAAATATCTCAAAACCGCCATTTTACGCCTGGCGCGCACTACCAAAGGTGCATCACACCATGGGCGGAGTGGTGATAGACACTCAGGCTCAAGTGCAAAGCCAAAGCGGAGGCAGTATAGCTGGGCTATACGCAGCTGGCGAAGCCGTGGGCGGACCGCATGGAGCTAGTAGGCTAGGATCAGCTGCCATACCTGATTGTCTAGTCTTTGGGCGTATTGCTGGGGCAAATGCGGCTAAGAGATCAAGAGAGCTTAGGGCGTAA
- the hutH gene encoding histidine ammonia-lyase — MKIYKSLCVVAALAASLGADVLLDGASFDTAKVQAISKGEAVKIDPAALKRAQKSYDELINAAKSGVKIYGLTVGVGLNKDRQMIKPNGELSDELIKASERFNVGLIHAHCGGVRDDLPRETVRAIMAIRANNMLFGHTGVSPKVIKMLSGFINKDIIPAVPSFGSMGEADITILGHLGLAMIGEGEVYYKGEKMSATKALKSAGIEPLVPFGKDSLSILSSNAYSVAIASLAIEELKTLNRNLKLVYALSLEALNGNVSPFSKAAASLRPFAGFVQVSSELREILKDSYLNEPSAERALQDPLSYRDAAYIISTIDESLAKLAELFSVQLNSSDDNPGVANGKVVPSANFEPIIWVLELEKLSIAIAHNSKAASERTIKLSDDKFTHLSRFLGTDETVHAFGAMQKPFVALSGENEALANPVSLNYVPVAGDIEDVATNAPLAAIKLAKAIDNLSYIVAMELIHAAQAIYLRLAAQPDLKLSATTKRLYSEFRKVVKFMQKDRVMTPDFRRAYEFIKSYKG; from the coding sequence GTGAAAATCTATAAAAGCCTGTGCGTAGTGGCGGCTTTGGCGGCTAGCTTAGGAGCCGATGTGCTGCTTGATGGGGCTAGCTTTGATACTGCAAAGGTGCAAGCCATCTCAAAGGGCGAGGCGGTAAAAATCGACCCAGCCGCCCTAAAAAGAGCGCAAAAATCCTACGATGAGCTAATAAATGCCGCTAAAAGTGGGGTTAAAATTTATGGGCTAACCGTGGGCGTGGGGCTAAATAAAGACCGCCAGATGATAAAACCAAACGGCGAGCTAAGTGATGAGCTAATCAAGGCTAGCGAGCGTTTTAACGTGGGGCTAATCCACGCTCACTGCGGCGGCGTGCGTGATGACCTGCCACGCGAGACGGTGCGCGCGATAATGGCAATCCGAGCAAACAATATGCTTTTTGGACACACTGGCGTCTCGCCCAAAGTCATCAAAATGCTCTCTGGCTTTATAAACAAAGACATCATCCCAGCCGTGCCTAGCTTTGGCTCTATGGGCGAGGCGGACATTACGATTTTGGGGCATTTGGGCTTAGCGATGATAGGCGAGGGAGAGGTGTATTACAAAGGCGAGAAAATGAGTGCCACAAAGGCTTTAAAAAGTGCTGGCATTGAGCCACTTGTGCCCTTTGGTAAAGATAGCCTAAGCATACTAAGCTCAAACGCCTACTCAGTCGCCATCGCTAGCCTTGCTATAGAGGAGCTAAAAACGCTAAATCGCAACCTAAAACTCGTCTATGCCCTAAGCCTAGAAGCCCTAAACGGCAACGTTTCGCCTTTTAGTAAAGCAGCAGCGAGCCTGCGTCCGTTTGCGGGCTTTGTGCAAGTATCAAGCGAGCTTAGGGAAATATTAAAAGATAGCTATCTAAACGAGCCAAGCGCCGAGCGTGCACTGCAAGATCCGCTTAGCTACCGAGACGCAGCCTATATTATAAGCACTATCGATGAGAGCCTTGCAAAGCTAGCTGAGCTTTTTAGCGTGCAGCTAAACTCAAGCGATGATAATCCAGGCGTAGCAAACGGTAAAGTCGTGCCGAGTGCGAATTTTGAGCCAATTATCTGGGTGCTCGAGCTTGAAAAGCTAAGCATCGCCATAGCTCACAACTCAAAGGCCGCAAGCGAGCGGACAATAAAACTAAGCGATGATAAATTTACGCACCTAAGTAGGTTTTTGGGTACTGACGAGACCGTGCATGCCTTTGGCGCTATGCAAAAGCCATTTGTCGCACTTAGTGGCGAGAACGAGGCTTTGGCTAATCCAGTCTCACTTAATTATGTCCCAGTCGCTGGAGACATCGAGGACGTCGCCACAAATGCCCCACTAGCTGCCATTAAGCTAGCCAAAGCGATAGATAATCTAAGCTACATCGTGGCAATGGAGCTTATCCACGCCGCACAGGCCATTTATCTAAGGCTTGCTGCACAGCCAGATTTAAAGCTCTCAGCCACGACAAAAAGGCTTTATAGCGAGTTTAGAAAGGTGGTTAAATTTATGCAAAAAGATAGAGTGATGACGCCAGATTTTAGGCGTGCGTATGAGTTTATTAAAAGCTACAAAGGATAA
- a CDS encoding DUF4198 domain-containing protein produces the protein MKLSKIALAALLLVTASSAHDLWVVAKQDKNLSVDLIYGHDFANPEPIAKKRLSLFDTPYALGKNGKTKLSQVGENYHYEATKVGDDTHIIVASYKPTDWTQKSDGKWEMNKNRADFPDAKQCLRSSFKAKFILAGNDDGSFATKALGEGLEITPVSALGEIRAGEISRFRLTRDGEPVANAEITGGFAGYVSDHGADKGDGHGGDNDEMRAFFNKTDKNGEFSFKPLVGGLWFVSTEVERSLDDSKCEKEWSQASLTFWVK, from the coding sequence ATGAAACTATCAAAGATAGCCCTAGCGGCACTTTTATTAGTAACGGCATCAAGTGCACATGATTTGTGGGTTGTGGCAAAGCAGGATAAAAACCTAAGCGTAGACTTAATTTACGGACATGATTTTGCAAATCCAGAGCCTATTGCAAAGAAGCGTCTATCGCTTTTTGATACGCCTTATGCACTTGGCAAAAATGGCAAAACAAAGCTAAGTCAAGTGGGTGAAAACTACCACTATGAAGCTACTAAAGTAGGGGATGATACGCACATAATTGTGGCCAGCTACAAGCCAACTGACTGGACTCAAAAAAGCGACGGAAAATGGGAAATGAATAAAAATAGAGCTGACTTTCCAGACGCCAAGCAGTGTCTAAGGTCTAGCTTTAAGGCTAAGTTTATCCTGGCTGGAAATGATGATGGCAGCTTTGCCACAAAGGCGCTAGGAGAGGGGCTTGAGATAACGCCAGTTAGCGCATTAGGCGAGATTAGGGCTGGCGAGATTAGTAGATTTCGTCTCACAAGAGACGGCGAACCTGTCGCAAACGCCGAGATTACAGGCGGTTTTGCTGGGTATGTGAGCGATCATGGTGCGGATAAAGGCGACGGGCATGGTGGCGATAATGATGAGATGAGGGCGTTTTTTAACAAGACTGATAAAAATGGTGAGTTTAGCTTCAAGCCCCTTGTGGGCGGACTTTGGTTTGTCTCTACCGAGGTAGAACGTAGCCTAGATGACTCTAAATGCGAAAAAGAATGGTCGCAAGCAAGCCTTACATTTTGGGTGAAATAG
- the ilvD gene encoding dihydroxy-acid dehydratase gives MRSNIIKQGYTRTPHRSLLRATGLKDSDFYKPFIGVCNSFIEIIPGHFFLNKYAQIAKDEIRKNGCVPFEFNTIGVDDGIAMGHSGMLYSLPSREIIANSVESVMNAHKLDALLCMPNCDKIVPGMLMGALRVNVPTIFVSGGAMKKGYTKDGSPVDLASAFEAVGKYESGAIDEETLKEIECAACPSGGSCSGMFTANSMNTLCEAMGVALPGNGTVLALTPEREELVRSAAKRLCEIALDERYKIRNIITQKSIQNALVVDMAMGGSSNTILHMLAIAREAEVKLDLALINKISQNVAHIAKISPSRSDVHMQDVGRAGGVSAVMREIANASGGYLSLDAPSVTGVSMGELVGASEIKDSDVIRDIKNAYSKVGGLAVLFGNLAEQGCVIKTAGIVGERKFRGLAVCFDSQDEAIEGISSGKVKAGDVVVIRYEGPKGGPGMQEMLSPTSLIMGRGLGASVALITDGRFSGATRGLSIGHVSPEAAEGGMIGLLRDGDEIEIDVDKFSINVLLSESEIAARKASFKPNLKPLSSRWLSQYRALVQNASKGAVLEG, from the coding sequence ATGAGAAGTAATATCATCAAGCAAGGCTACACACGCACCCCACACCGCTCGCTTTTGCGCGCGACTGGGCTAAAAGACAGCGACTTTTATAAGCCATTTATCGGCGTTTGCAATAGCTTTATTGAGATTATCCCGGGTCATTTTTTCCTAAACAAATACGCCCAGATAGCAAAGGATGAGATCCGCAAAAATGGCTGTGTGCCGTTTGAGTTTAATACAATCGGCGTTGATGATGGCATAGCGATGGGGCATAGCGGAATGCTTTACTCCCTGCCAAGCCGTGAAATCATCGCAAACAGCGTCGAAAGCGTGATGAATGCTCACAAGCTAGACGCCCTGCTATGTATGCCAAACTGCGATAAAATCGTGCCTGGAATGCTAATGGGCGCACTTAGAGTAAATGTGCCAACTATCTTTGTTAGCGGTGGAGCGATGAAAAAGGGCTACACCAAAGACGGCTCGCCAGTCGATCTAGCCAGCGCCTTTGAAGCGGTGGGAAAATACGAAAGCGGCGCGATAGATGAAGAGACGCTAAAGGAGATCGAGTGTGCGGCGTGTCCGAGCGGAGGCAGCTGCAGCGGTATGTTTACGGCAAATTCGATGAATACGCTTTGCGAAGCGATGGGCGTGGCTCTGCCTGGAAATGGCACCGTGCTAGCTCTAACGCCAGAGCGAGAGGAGCTGGTGCGCTCAGCAGCAAAAAGGCTGTGCGAAATCGCACTTGATGAGCGCTATAAAATTCGCAACATCATCACGCAAAAATCTATCCAAAACGCCCTAGTTGTCGATATGGCAATGGGTGGCAGCTCAAATACCATACTGCATATGCTAGCCATCGCTAGAGAAGCTGAGGTAAAGCTTGATTTAGCTCTCATTAATAAAATCAGCCAAAACGTCGCTCACATCGCTAAAATCAGCCCAAGCAGAAGCGACGTGCATATGCAAGACGTCGGACGCGCAGGCGGCGTGAGTGCGGTAATGCGTGAAATTGCTAATGCAAGTGGGGGCTATCTCAGCCTAGACGCACCAAGCGTAACTGGCGTAAGTATGGGCGAGCTAGTGGGGGCTAGCGAGATAAAAGATAGCGACGTCATACGTGATATCAAAAACGCCTACTCAAAGGTGGGCGGGCTTGCCGTGCTCTTTGGCAATTTAGCCGAGCAAGGCTGCGTGATAAAGACGGCTGGTATCGTTGGTGAGCGTAAATTTAGGGGGCTGGCTGTGTGCTTTGATAGCCAAGATGAAGCTATTGAGGGCATTAGCAGCGGCAAGGTCAAGGCAGGCGACGTGGTCGTCATACGCTACGAAGGCCCAAAGGGCGGCCCTGGAATGCAAGAGATGCTAAGCCCAACGAGCCTAATAATGGGGCGAGGTCTGGGCGCTAGCGTGGCGCTTATAACGGATGGGCGCTTTAGCGGTGCGACTAGGGGGCTAAGCATAGGCCACGTAAGCCCAGAAGCAGCCGAGGGCGGTATGATAGGACTGCTGCGTGATGGCGATGAGATCGAGATTGACGTGGATAAATTTAGCATAAACGTGCTTTTGAGCGAGAGTGAAATCGCTGCTAGGAAAGCCAGCTTTAAGCCAAATTTAAAGCCGCTAAGCAGCCGCTGGCTAAGTCAGTATAGAGCGCTTGTTCAAAACGCCAGCAAAGGGGCAGTGCTGGAGGGGTAG
- a CDS encoding DUF262 domain-containing protein: MKEITTDIIVDDMDNEIEEGETDGNLNIQDYPLKEVRIDKGRMSVYDFKRKYDNPERGNIILNPDFQRNDDVWGKRQKSELIESILIGIPLPVIYFFQDANGKKQVVDGRQRLTCIADYIDGKFTLDKLRILSDISGKKFKDLSSDYKNKLEDYQLEIYTILPPTPERVKFDIFDRINRGGTKLSNQEMRNALYQGSSTTLIKELSECAEFKGATDNTIRSRGMKDRYIILRLISFYLVRTRAIKEHNTASGIDEFLAKTMQEINKKDISAYLDLKNDFKNAMKQVIKNGGSDIFRFKSKDDRKRPINMGLFECISYGFMIALENKKTIDIDRLEILKSKHFDNPDRFTFGIDSVENVNFRFGEIEKLIGINNASRN, translated from the coding sequence ATGAAAGAAATTACTACTGATATTATTGTTGATGACATGGACAACGAAATCGAAGAAGGAGAGACGGATGGAAATTTAAACATTCAAGACTATCCACTGAAAGAGGTAAGAATTGATAAAGGAAGAATGAGTGTTTATGATTTTAAAAGAAAATATGATAATCCAGAAAGAGGAAATATTATCTTAAACCCTGATTTTCAAAGAAATGATGATGTTTGGGGAAAAAGACAAAAGTCAGAATTAATTGAGTCTATTTTAATAGGCATTCCTCTACCAGTAATATATTTTTTTCAGGATGCAAATGGCAAAAAACAGGTTGTTGATGGCAGACAAAGACTTACTTGTATAGCTGATTATATAGATGGTAAATTTACTCTAGATAAATTGAGAATTTTAAGTGACATTAGTGGTAAAAAATTTAAAGACTTAAGTTCTGATTATAAAAATAAATTAGAAGATTATCAGCTGGAAATATATACCATACTTCCTCCGACTCCAGAAAGAGTTAAGTTTGATATATTTGATAGAATTAATAGAGGTGGCACAAAATTAAGCAATCAAGAAATGAGGAACGCATTATATCAAGGCTCATCTACAACCCTAATTAAAGAATTAAGCGAATGCGCTGAATTTAAGGGGGCAACTGACAATACAATAAGGTCAAGAGGGATGAAAGATAGATATATTATATTAAGATTGATATCTTTTTACCTAGTTAGAACAAGGGCTATTAAAGAGCATAATACTGCTAGTGGAATAGATGAATTTTTGGCTAAGACTATGCAAGAGATTAATAAAAAAGATATATCTGCTTATTTGGATCTTAAGAATGATTTTAAAAATGCCATGAAACAAGTAATAAAAAACGGGGGAAGTGATATATTTAGGTTTAAAAGTAAAGATGATAGAAAGCGACCTATAAATATGGGTCTTTTTGAGTGTATATCTTATGGCTTTATGATTGCATTGGAAAACAAGAAGACTATAGATATAGATAGGTTGGAGATTTTAAAATCTAAACATTTTGATAATCCTGACAGATTTACATTTGGTATAGATAGTGTAGAAAATGTAAATTTTAGATTTGGAGAGATTGAAAAACTAATAGGAATTAATAATGCTTCAAGAAATTGA
- a CDS encoding AAA family ATPase — translation MLQEIEIKNFKSIKDEKFVLLPLTILTGVNSSGKSSVIQSILLTSYCYNKNQDLEKAIKRVKNFESIKNGNEEVSISLKFCNNSFGLLCDGINNNSTWYTTSKNKLELVFDKNLFYITANRIGQEDISEYGDDESFDIDGKYAFGYFQKYKDKTIDENIRKKDDVDNTLAWQLEYWVNYILDLDIKLYTEDINNVNVKVGFKINKGIVSTFNVGSGVSYLVKILIITLSMSENNVFIIENPEIHLHPKAVSRLMEFFVFIASRKRQLIIETHSEYLINKLRYEIFKGNFDQEKSIIYYKDNAFDKFKSIKINKNGKFIDINKNIINFPNGFLDTNLPELLEMM, via the coding sequence ATGCTTCAAGAAATTGAGATTAAAAATTTCAAGTCAATAAAAGACGAAAAATTTGTTTTATTGCCATTAACTATTTTAACAGGGGTTAATTCTTCTGGTAAAAGTAGCGTTATACAGTCAATATTATTAACTTCTTATTGTTATAATAAAAATCAAGATTTAGAAAAAGCTATCAAAAGAGTGAAGAATTTTGAAAGTATTAAAAACGGCAATGAAGAGGTAAGTATAAGTTTAAAATTTTGCAATAATTCTTTTGGATTATTATGTGACGGTATAAACAACAATTCTACGTGGTATACGACTTCTAAAAATAAACTAGAGCTAGTATTTGATAAAAATTTGTTTTATATTACCGCGAATAGAATTGGTCAGGAAGATATATCTGAATATGGAGATGACGAAAGCTTTGATATAGATGGTAAATATGCTTTTGGTTACTTTCAGAAGTATAAAGATAAAACTATTGATGAGAATATTCGTAAAAAAGATGATGTAGATAATACTCTTGCTTGGCAATTAGAGTATTGGGTTAATTATATTTTGGATTTAGATATTAAGCTTTATACAGAAGACATAAATAATGTAAATGTTAAAGTTGGTTTTAAAATTAATAAAGGTATTGTCTCTACGTTTAATGTTGGATCCGGTGTAAGTTATTTGGTTAAAATTCTAATAATTACTCTTTCAATGAGTGAAAATAATGTATTTATTATTGAAAATCCAGAGATACATTTGCATCCAAAAGCCGTATCTAGGCTTATGGAGTTTTTTGTCTTTATAGCCAGCCGTAAAAGACAACTAATAATAGAAACCCACTCTGAATACTTGATAAATAAGTTAAGGTATGAAATATTTAAGGGAAATTTTGATCAAGAAAAATCTATTATTTATTATAAGGATAATGCTTTTGACAAATTTAAAAGTATTAAAATAAATAAGAATGGCAAATTTATTGATATAAATAAGAATATAATAAATTTCCCTAATGGATTTTTAGATACAAATCTACCAGAGCTTTTAGAGATGATGTAA
- a CDS encoding MIT C-terminal domain-containing protein, whose protein sequence is MMLEDNLLECYLKFKNGECDDVDTINRILHYIKTPILFTKSQLSKVDTALQKSILSSLGNYRIKDNIEEAAKDTVFKVILSDTKDYFPYVNIKNDIIENNFTATFKQNMNRNKAKLHLKSLFESCNEILIRDPYLLYNNVFDSMLNFAQEIFNDKELKVYFSFNKRNKQKSFRELKEEFNKINQNWEIKEDKNNTYSASHDRYILIDRKIEIILTSGIEHLYDLEKDFTYIIRLLLKSN, encoded by the coding sequence ATGATGCTAGAAGACAATCTACTCGAGTGTTATTTGAAATTTAAAAACGGCGAATGTGACGATGTTGATACCATCAATAGGATTTTGCATTACATAAAAACACCTATACTTTTTACAAAAAGCCAACTATCTAAGGTGGATACCGCTCTACAGAAAAGCATATTGTCCTCCTTGGGTAACTATAGGATAAAAGATAATATTGAAGAAGCGGCAAAAGATACTGTGTTTAAGGTTATTTTATCAGATACAAAGGATTATTTTCCATATGTTAATATAAAAAATGATATTATAGAAAATAATTTTACAGCAACATTTAAGCAAAATATGAATAGAAATAAGGCAAAGTTGCATCTTAAATCATTGTTTGAAAGTTGTAATGAAATATTAATAAGAGATCCGTACCTTTTATATAATAATGTATTTGATAGCATGTTAAATTTTGCTCAGGAAATTTTTAATGATAAAGAACTGAAAGTTTATTTTAGTTTCAATAAAAGAAATAAACAAAAATCGTTTAGAGAATTAAAAGAAGAATTTAATAAAATTAACCAAAATTGGGAAATTAAAGAAGATAAAAATAACACATATTCAGCATCACATGATAGATATATTTTAATAGATAGAAAAATAGAGATAATCTTAACAAGTGGGATAGAGCATCTCTATGATCTAGAAAAAGATTTTACATATATAATTAGACTTCTTTTAAAAAGCAATTAA
- a CDS encoding uracil-DNA glycosylase family protein, with protein sequence MKNSQNEAINKSVQTHPLKPFLPQNTKLLMLGSFPPPRSRWSMEFYYPNFINDMWRIMGLVFFGDKTHFLLDSKHFDKQRITSFLSERGIGVADSVSSAVRLKDNASDNFLRVIERTDIIAILRSVPQCETIITAGEKSTNEALASLNSSELAKGLRLGESVKITLSELGSRQIELFRLPSSSRAYPLQLEAKAQFYAKVFKQRGLEVKIISQA encoded by the coding sequence ATGAAAAACTCCCAAAACGAAGCCATTAATAAGTCAGTCCAAACCCACCCCCTAAAGCCCTTTTTGCCCCAAAATACGAAGCTTTTAATGCTAGGTAGCTTCCCGCCGCCACGGAGTAGGTGGAGTATGGAGTTTTACTATCCAAATTTTATAAACGATATGTGGCGGATAATGGGGCTTGTGTTTTTTGGGGATAAAACGCACTTTTTGCTGGATAGCAAGCACTTTGACAAGCAGCGGATTACGAGCTTTTTAAGTGAGCGTGGTATCGGCGTGGCTGATAGCGTAAGCAGTGCCGTGCGACTAAAGGATAACGCAAGCGATAACTTTTTGCGTGTTATTGAGCGCACGGATATAATCGCTATTTTGCGTAGCGTGCCGCAGTGCGAGACCATCATCACCGCAGGCGAAAAAAGCACAAACGAAGCGCTAGCTAGCCTTAATAGTAGCGAGCTTGCAAAGGGCTTAAGGCTTGGCGAAAGTGTAAAAATCACTCTTAGCGAGCTAGGCAGCAGACAAATAGAGCTTTTTCGCTTGCCCTCAAGCTCACGTGCATATCCGCTACAACTCGAAGCAAAAGCCCAGTTTTACGCCAAAGTTTTTAAGCAGCGCGGATTGGAAGTTAAAATTATCTCACAAGCATAA